Part of the Kushneria marisflavi genome, AGATAGCGCCCGTCGTTATCCGCTGCATGAAAAAAGCCCCGTCATTGACGGGGCTTTTGGTTATCAGCAGGCAGGCCGGAAAATGATCAGGCCGGCACGCCGTTAAGCTCAACACCTCTGGTGCCGGGCTCTGCCGGCTCATCAACGGAAAAGATACCGCCGGAGAGCCTGCGTACTCGCTTGAGAAACAGCGCCAGTGCCAGAGCCGTCCCCAGCGCAGCCACGATGTAGGCCACGGTCAGGGGCAGTCCAAACCCGATCGGCGCCCAGGCGATGTAGGTGAAGGTGGCCATGGTCATGAACAGCGCCGGCAACAGCGTCATCCAGTAGGCCTTCTTGGCCAGAATCAGATACATGGTAGCAACCCACAGTGCGATGACCGCCGTGGTCTGGTTGGCCCAGGAGAAATAGCGCCACAGCAGTGTGAAGTCCATATGGGTCAGACCATAGGAGATCACGAACAGGGGCGCGGCCACCATGATGCGCTTCATCATCGGCCGCTGGCCGATGTGGAGGTAGTCGGCAATGATCATGCGCGCACTGCGAAACGCGGTGTCGCCCGAAGTGATCGGCAGCACAATAACACCCAGTACGGCCAGCGTTCCGCCTACCGCGCCCAGCAGATTGACCGACACGCTCTGTACCACGGCTGCCGGACCGCCCTGCGCCAGTACCTGAGAAAGGCTGTTGTCGCCGTGGAACAGGCTCATGGCCGCCGCCGCCCAGATCATCGCGATCACGCCTTCGGTAATCATCATGCCGTAAAAGATCTTGCGACCGTTGTTCTCGTTACCGGTGGTGCGCGAAATGATCGGGGTCTGAGTGGCATGAAAGCCCGACAGTGCGCCGCACGAAATGGTCAAAAACAGCAGCGGGAAGATCGGTGCGCCATCCGGATGCATGTTGGAGAAATTGAGTTCCGGAATCGGGGCACCACGTACGATCATCATGATGCCGATGCCGGCAGCACTAAACAGCAACAGTGCGCCAAACCAGGGGTAGATGCGCCCAATGATCTTGTCGATGGGCAGCACCGTGGCCAGCAGGTAATAGGCGAAGATGGCCAGGGTAATGATGGTCAGCGATACCGGCATCATGTTGGCCAGAAGGGTCGCCGGCGCCGTTACGAACACGGTCGCCACCAGCAAAAGCAGCAGCAGCGCAAAGAAATTCACCACATGCTTCATGATCCGGCCCAGGAACTTGCCAGCCAGCTGAGGCAGGTGCGCACCGTGGTTACGAATCGAGATCATGCCGGTGAGATAGTCATGCACGGCACCTGCAAAGATGCAGCCGGCGACGATCCAGATAAAGGCGACCGGGCCATACAGCGCGCCAAGAATCGGCCCGAAAATGGGGCCAACGCCGGCGATGTTTAAAAGCTGGATCAGTGCGTTGCGCTTGGTGCCCATGGGCAGATAGTCAACATCATCGCGCAGGGTATGTGCCGGGGTAGGACGGCGGTGATTGGATTCGAAAACACGTTCCACGAACTTGCCGTAGGTGAAATACCCCACTACCAGCAGCACGATTCCTGCCAGAAAGGTCACCATATCAATATTCTCCTTGACCCTTGCGTACGTCAGGGTTCGGATCGACACGATCCGGTCGCCGCCGCCAGGGTTACT contains:
- a CDS encoding carbon starvation CstA family protein, translated to MVTFLAGIVLLVVGYFTYGKFVERVFESNHRRPTPAHTLRDDVDYLPMGTKRNALIQLLNIAGVGPIFGPILGALYGPVAFIWIVAGCIFAGAVHDYLTGMISIRNHGAHLPQLAGKFLGRIMKHVVNFFALLLLLLVATVFVTAPATLLANMMPVSLTIITLAIFAYYLLATVLPIDKIIGRIYPWFGALLLFSAAGIGIMMIVRGAPIPELNFSNMHPDGAPIFPLLFLTISCGALSGFHATQTPIISRTTGNENNGRKIFYGMMITEGVIAMIWAAAAMSLFHGDNSLSQVLAQGGPAAVVQSVSVNLLGAVGGTLAVLGVIVLPITSGDTAFRSARMIIADYLHIGQRPMMKRIMVAAPLFVISYGLTHMDFTLLWRYFSWANQTTAVIALWVATMYLILAKKAYWMTLLPALFMTMATFTYIAWAPIGFGLPLTVAYIVAALGTALALALFLKRVRRLSGGIFSVDEPAEPGTRGVELNGVPA